In the Prosthecomicrobium sp. N25 genome, one interval contains:
- a CDS encoding GntR family transcriptional regulator, with product MADRTSSEDDRRPGRTVGFRPLYRQVRDMFEQRIAEGTWAAGQILPSEMQLASELSVSQGTVRKALDEMTADNILVRRQGRGTYVASHDEKRILFQFFKLTPDDGPLRFPDSVVTEAVRRVALPSERDRLGLTGTDEVVAIERTRSLSGEPVLVERIVAPADALPGIEIGEIPNNLYGLYSERYGVVVVRAQEKLKAVAAGPREAAALGVPEGTPLLAIDRLAWSVDGRPIEWRVSMCLTDRHHYLSDLK from the coding sequence ATGGCCGACCGAACTTCCTCCGAGGACGACCGAAGGCCGGGCCGGACGGTCGGCTTCCGGCCCCTCTACCGCCAGGTCCGCGACATGTTCGAGCAGCGGATCGCGGAGGGCACCTGGGCCGCCGGCCAGATCCTGCCGAGCGAGATGCAACTGGCGAGCGAGCTGTCGGTCAGCCAGGGCACGGTGCGCAAGGCCCTCGACGAGATGACGGCCGACAACATCCTGGTCCGCCGCCAGGGCCGCGGCACCTACGTGGCGAGCCACGACGAGAAGCGGATCCTGTTCCAGTTCTTCAAGCTGACGCCCGACGACGGGCCGCTCAGGTTCCCGGATTCGGTGGTCACCGAGGCCGTCCGGCGCGTCGCGCTGCCCTCCGAGCGGGACCGGCTCGGACTGACCGGCACCGACGAGGTCGTCGCCATCGAGCGGACGCGCTCGCTCTCCGGCGAGCCGGTTCTGGTGGAGCGGATCGTGGCGCCCGCCGACGCCCTGCCGGGGATCGAGATCGGCGAGATCCCCAACAACCTCTACGGGCTCTATTCGGAGCGCTACGGCGTCGTCGTGGTCCGCGCCCAGGAGAAGCTCAAGGCCGTGGCGGCCGGTCCCCGCGAGGCCGCCGCCCTCGGGGTGCCCGAAGGCACGCCCCTCCTGGCCATCGACCGCCTGGCCTGGTCGGTCGACGGTCGTCCGATCGAATGGCGCGTCAGCATGTGCCTCACCGACCGCCACCACTACCTGAGCGACCTCAAGTAG
- a CDS encoding UxaA family hydrolase — MSHPHLLVHEHDDNVGVVVVEGLTAGTDMLCVVTHDNSSFRLTARGDVPIGHKVALRDLKAGDTAIKYGQDIGRMVGDVQAGGHVHVQNLKTKRW; from the coding sequence ATGAGCCATCCGCATCTGCTCGTCCACGAACACGACGACAACGTCGGCGTGGTGGTCGTCGAAGGCCTGACGGCCGGGACCGACATGCTGTGCGTCGTCACCCACGACAATTCGTCCTTCCGGCTGACGGCCCGGGGGGACGTTCCGATCGGCCACAAGGTGGCGCTCAGGGACCTGAAGGCCGGCGACACGGCGATCAAGTACGGCCAGGACATCGGCCGGATGGTCGGCGACGTCCAGGCCGGCGGCCACGTGCATGTGCAAAATCTCAAGACGAAGCGCTGGTGA
- a CDS encoding UxaA family hydrolase, with amino-acid sequence MGVELSNLKVTGWRRANGRVGVRNHVVILPLDDLSNAACEAVANTIKGTLALPHAYGRLQFGEDLELHFRTLIGTGANPNVAAVVVIGIEEGWTKRVVDGIAATGKPVVGFGIEGHGDIATIAKASYEAKKMLQWASELPRETVDISELWISTKCGESDTTTGLSSCPTVGNMYDKLIPKGIYGCFGETSEITGAEHLAKARAASPEIGEKWFRVWKAYQDDVIEAHKTDDLSDSQPTKGNIAGGLTTIEEKALGNLEKIGRDCRYIEVLEPAEAPAAGPGLYFMDTSSAAAECVTLMAAAGYVIHTFPTGQGNVIGNPIVPVIKISGNPKTMRTMPEHIDVDVSGVLRRDMTIPEAGDSLIEMIVRTANGRLTAAEALGHREFVMTKLYRSA; translated from the coding sequence ATGGGTGTCGAATTGTCCAACCTGAAGGTCACCGGCTGGCGCCGCGCGAACGGCCGCGTGGGCGTGCGCAACCACGTCGTCATCCTGCCGCTCGACGACCTCTCCAATGCCGCCTGCGAGGCGGTCGCCAACACGATCAAGGGCACCCTCGCGCTGCCGCACGCCTACGGGCGGCTGCAGTTCGGCGAGGACCTCGAGCTTCACTTCCGCACGCTGATCGGCACCGGCGCCAACCCCAACGTGGCCGCCGTGGTGGTGATCGGCATCGAGGAAGGCTGGACCAAGCGGGTCGTCGACGGCATCGCGGCCACCGGCAAGCCGGTGGTCGGCTTCGGGATCGAGGGCCACGGCGACATCGCGACGATCGCCAAGGCCTCGTACGAGGCCAAGAAGATGCTGCAATGGGCCTCCGAGCTGCCGCGCGAGACGGTCGACATCTCGGAGCTGTGGATCTCGACCAAGTGCGGCGAGAGCGACACCACCACGGGCCTCTCCTCCTGCCCGACCGTCGGCAACATGTACGACAAGCTGATCCCGAAGGGCATCTACGGCTGCTTCGGCGAGACCTCGGAGATCACCGGCGCCGAGCACCTCGCCAAGGCCCGGGCCGCGAGCCCGGAGATCGGTGAAAAGTGGTTCCGGGTCTGGAAGGCCTACCAGGACGACGTCATCGAGGCGCACAAGACCGACGACCTCTCGGACAGCCAGCCCACGAAGGGCAATATCGCGGGCGGGCTGACCACCATCGAGGAGAAGGCCCTCGGCAACCTCGAGAAGATCGGCCGGGATTGCCGCTACATCGAGGTCCTGGAGCCCGCGGAGGCGCCGGCGGCGGGGCCGGGGCTCTACTTCATGGACACGTCCTCGGCCGCGGCCGAGTGCGTGACCCTGATGGCGGCGGCGGGCTACGTCATCCACACCTTCCCCACGGGCCAGGGGAACGTGATCGGCAATCCGATCGTTCCGGTCATCAAGATCTCCGGCAACCCGAAGACCATGCGGACCATGCCGGAGCACATCGACGTCGACGTCTCCGGCGTGCTGCGCCGGGACATGACGATCCCGGAGGCCGGCGACAGCCTGATCGAGATGATCGTCCGGACCGCCAACGGTCGGCTCACCGCCGCCGAGGCGCTCGGGCACCGGGAGTTCGTCATGACCAAGCTGTACCGCTCGGCCTGA
- a CDS encoding hydroxyacid dehydrogenase, with protein MARVVITEFMDEPAVADIARHAETLYDPALVDKPEALAAALADCVVLIVRNRTQVRPALLERAPHLEMVGRLGVGLDNIDMDACAARGIAVHPATGANDLSVAEYVITAALVLLRGAWGASAAVAAGSWPRNALIGREAAGKTLGLVGVGRIARETARIAGALGFRIAGFDPLVPAEDPAWTAILRHETLESLTGAADVVSLHVPLTPATRGMISAAVLAGMKPGAVLINAARGGVVDEAALAFALKAGRLGGAALDVFDKEPLSAADGARFADCPNLLLTPHIAGVTVESNERVSRLIADLAIRHLARHVL; from the coding sequence ATGGCGCGCGTCGTCATCACGGAATTCATGGACGAGCCGGCGGTGGCGGACATCGCCCGCCATGCGGAGACGCTCTACGACCCCGCGCTCGTCGACAAGCCCGAGGCGCTGGCGGCGGCGCTCGCCGACTGCGTGGTTCTGATCGTGCGCAACCGCACGCAGGTGCGCCCGGCCCTCCTGGAGCGGGCGCCGCACCTGGAAATGGTCGGCCGGCTCGGCGTCGGGCTCGACAACATCGACATGGACGCCTGTGCGGCGCGCGGGATCGCGGTCCACCCGGCGACCGGCGCCAACGACCTGTCGGTCGCCGAATACGTGATCACGGCGGCCCTGGTGCTCCTGCGCGGGGCCTGGGGAGCCAGCGCGGCGGTGGCGGCTGGCTCGTGGCCGCGCAACGCCCTGATCGGCCGGGAGGCGGCGGGCAAGACGCTCGGACTCGTCGGCGTCGGCCGCATCGCGCGGGAGACGGCGCGCATCGCCGGTGCGCTCGGGTTCCGCATCGCGGGCTTCGACCCGCTGGTGCCGGCGGAGGACCCGGCCTGGACGGCGATTCTCCGGCACGAGACCCTGGAGAGCCTGACGGGCGCGGCGGATGTCGTGAGCCTGCACGTGCCCCTGACGCCGGCGACCCGCGGCATGATCTCCGCCGCGGTCCTGGCCGGGATGAAGCCCGGCGCCGTCCTCATCAACGCGGCGCGCGGCGGGGTTGTGGACGAGGCGGCCCTGGCCTTCGCCCTGAAGGCCGGCCGGCTCGGCGGGGCGGCCCTCGACGTCTTCGACAAGGAGCCGCTGTCGGCGGCGGACGGGGCCCGCTTCGCGGATTGCCCCAACCTGCTGCTCACGCCCCACATCGCCGGGGTGACGGTCGAATCGAACGAGCGCGTCAGCCGCCTGATCGCGGATCTCGCCATCCGGCACCTCGCCCGGCACGTGCTCTAG
- a CDS encoding Ldh family oxidoreductase, producing the protein MTDRILTLAEARDLVAAALQRNRTAEANARSTAAALVAAEADGHAGHGLSRVASYAAQARAGKVDGFASPTVVRTAPAVIRVDAAHGFAYPAIDRALAELPGIAASQGLAAAAIHRSHHCGAAGTVVERLAEQGLAALLFANTPHAIAPWGGRRGLFGTNPIAFACPLPGDAPLVIDLSLSKVARGRIMAAKRKGEPIPEGWALDADGRPTTDPDAALAGTMVPMGDQKGTALALMVELLAAGLTGATFAAEATSFLDAEGGPPGTGQLILVLSPEALGGPEAVVRMGRLAAAVAGEPGARLPGRRRLTLRRRAEQEGLSLSAATLADIERL; encoded by the coding sequence ATGACGGACCGCATCCTGACCCTCGCCGAGGCGCGCGACCTGGTCGCCGCCGCCCTGCAACGAAACCGCACCGCCGAGGCGAACGCCCGATCGACCGCCGCCGCCCTGGTCGCCGCCGAGGCGGACGGCCATGCCGGGCACGGGCTGTCGCGGGTGGCGAGCTACGCCGCGCAGGCGCGAGCCGGCAAGGTGGACGGCTTCGCGAGCCCGACGGTGGTCCGGACGGCGCCGGCGGTGATCCGGGTCGACGCGGCGCACGGCTTCGCGTATCCGGCGATCGACCGGGCGCTCGCCGAACTGCCCGGGATCGCGGCCTCTCAGGGACTGGCGGCCGCGGCGATCCACCGGTCGCACCATTGCGGCGCGGCCGGGACCGTCGTGGAGCGTCTCGCCGAGCAGGGGCTCGCCGCGCTCCTCTTCGCCAACACTCCGCACGCGATCGCGCCCTGGGGTGGTCGGCGCGGGCTCTTCGGCACGAACCCGATCGCCTTCGCGTGCCCGCTGCCCGGAGACGCGCCGCTGGTCATCGATCTGTCGCTCTCCAAGGTGGCGCGCGGTCGGATCATGGCGGCCAAGCGGAAGGGCGAGCCGATTCCGGAGGGCTGGGCCCTCGACGCGGACGGCCGGCCGACAACCGACCCCGACGCGGCGCTGGCCGGCACCATGGTGCCGATGGGCGACCAGAAGGGCACGGCGCTGGCGCTGATGGTCGAACTCCTGGCGGCGGGGTTGACCGGCGCCACCTTCGCGGCCGAGGCGACCTCGTTCCTCGACGCCGAGGGCGGGCCGCCGGGAACCGGGCAACTGATCCTGGTCCTCTCGCCGGAGGCGCTTGGGGGCCCGGAGGCAGTCGTCCGCATGGGACGGCTGGCGGCGGCCGTGGCCGGGGAGCCGGGCGCCCGGCTGCCGGGCCGACGGCGGCTGACGCTGCGCCGCCGCGCCGAGCAGGAGGGCCTCTCCCTGTCGGCCGCGACCCTCGCCGACATCGAGCGCCTCTGA
- a CDS encoding AMP-binding protein has protein sequence MVARSAGHDTFPKLLLRNAAEMGARPAMREKDLGIWQSWTWSQVADEVREFALGLRALGLKAGEKVAIVGANRPRLYWTFAAAQSLGAIPVPVYKDAVADEMVYVLEHAEVAFAVVEDQEQTDKVLSMSDRLHHLRHVVYDEERGLRNYDHTRLKSFADVQRLGREAEAADIGLAQAWLDGIAAQKGSDLAVILYTSGTTGKPKGVMLSHDNVLISARNGIAFDKLGPDEEVIAYLPIAWVGDHIFSYAQSYVAGFCVSCPESPETVNEDRREIGTTYAFAPPRVYETLLTLTMVRMEDASALKRRMFHYFIEHARRVGEAILDRKPVGLLDRLLYRLGEILVYGPLKNRFGLTRIRVGYTAGEAIGPEIFRFFRSIGINLKQLYGATEASVYITMQPDAEIRADTVGKPAPDVEIKISDKGEVLYRSPGVFVGYYKNEAATAEAKTADGWVHSGDAGFFDQTGHLRIIDRAKDVGALSSGQLFAPKYIENKLKFFPNIKEAVAVGDKRDFCCVMINIDLTAVGNWAERNNVSYASYQELAGHPQVYEMIARHVEQVNRDLASEPMMAGSQIRRFLILHKELDADDGELTRTLKVRRGFIAERYAPLVEALYDGSTEKYVNTEVTFEDGRKGAIAATVKIRDMQTFPASAATPLREAAE, from the coding sequence ATGGTGGCACGGTCCGCCGGACACGATACGTTTCCGAAGCTCCTGTTGCGTAACGCCGCCGAGATGGGCGCGCGCCCGGCCATGCGCGAGAAGGACCTCGGCATCTGGCAGTCCTGGACCTGGTCGCAGGTCGCCGACGAGGTGCGGGAGTTCGCGCTGGGCCTGCGCGCGCTCGGCCTGAAGGCCGGCGAGAAGGTCGCCATCGTGGGTGCCAACCGCCCGCGTCTCTACTGGACCTTCGCGGCCGCGCAGTCGCTCGGGGCGATCCCGGTGCCGGTCTACAAGGACGCGGTCGCGGACGAGATGGTGTATGTCCTCGAGCACGCGGAGGTCGCCTTCGCGGTCGTGGAGGACCAGGAGCAGACCGACAAGGTGCTGTCCATGTCGGACCGGCTGCACCACCTGCGCCACGTGGTCTACGACGAGGAGCGCGGGCTCAGGAACTACGACCACACGCGCCTGAAATCCTTCGCGGACGTGCAGCGCCTCGGCCGGGAGGCGGAGGCGGCCGACATCGGCCTCGCGCAGGCGTGGCTCGACGGCATCGCGGCCCAGAAGGGCTCGGACCTGGCGGTCATCCTCTACACGTCGGGCACCACGGGCAAGCCCAAGGGCGTGATGCTGAGCCACGACAACGTGCTGATCTCGGCGCGGAACGGCATCGCGTTCGACAAGCTCGGCCCGGACGAGGAGGTGATCGCCTACCTGCCGATCGCCTGGGTGGGCGACCACATCTTCTCCTACGCGCAGTCCTACGTGGCGGGCTTCTGCGTCAGCTGCCCGGAGAGCCCGGAGACCGTCAACGAGGACCGGCGCGAGATCGGCACCACCTACGCGTTCGCGCCGCCGCGCGTCTACGAGACCCTGCTGACGCTCACGATGGTGCGGATGGAGGACGCCAGCGCGCTGAAGCGGCGGATGTTCCACTACTTCATCGAGCACGCGCGCAGGGTCGGCGAGGCGATCCTCGACCGCAAGCCGGTCGGGCTCCTGGATCGGCTCCTCTACCGGCTCGGCGAGATCCTGGTCTACGGACCGCTGAAGAACCGCTTCGGCCTGACCCGGATCCGCGTCGGCTACACGGCCGGCGAGGCGATCGGGCCGGAGATCTTCCGCTTCTTCCGCTCGATCGGCATCAACCTCAAGCAGCTCTACGGGGCGACCGAGGCCTCGGTCTACATCACCATGCAGCCGGACGCGGAGATCCGCGCCGATACGGTCGGCAAGCCGGCGCCCGACGTTGAGATCAAGATCTCGGACAAGGGCGAGGTGCTCTACCGGAGCCCGGGCGTCTTCGTCGGCTACTACAAGAACGAGGCGGCGACCGCGGAGGCCAAGACGGCGGACGGCTGGGTGCATTCCGGCGACGCCGGCTTCTTCGACCAGACCGGCCACCTGAGGATCATCGACCGGGCCAAGGACGTGGGTGCGCTGTCCAGCGGACAGCTCTTCGCGCCGAAATACATCGAGAACAAGCTAAAATTCTTCCCGAACATCAAGGAAGCGGTGGCGGTCGGCGACAAGCGCGACTTCTGCTGCGTGATGATCAACATCGACCTGACGGCGGTCGGCAACTGGGCGGAGCGCAACAACGTTTCGTATGCCAGCTATCAGGAGCTTGCCGGGCATCCGCAGGTCTACGAGATGATCGCCCGGCACGTCGAGCAGGTGAACCGCGACCTCGCCAGCGAGCCCATGATGGCGGGCAGCCAGATCCGGCGGTTCCTGATCCTGCACAAGGAGCTCGATGCCGACGACGGCGAGCTCACCCGCACCCTGAAGGTTCGCCGCGGCTTCATCGCGGAGCGCTACGCGCCGCTGGTCGAGGCGCTCTACGACGGCTCGACCGAGAAATACGTCAACACCGAGGTCACCTTCGAGGACGGCCGCAAGGGCGCGATCGCCGCCACCGTGAAGATCCGGGACATGCAGACCTTCCCAGCCTCCGCCGCCACGCCCCTGAGGGAGGCCGCCGAATGA
- a CDS encoding ABC transporter ATP-binding protein, with the protein MMAFVDSARSSGPKPIAAGEVLLAVEEISLAFGGVKALTNISFDIRKGEVRAIIGPNGAGKTSMLNVINGFYHPQKGRITYRGELRRRQRPDTAAAQGISRTFQNVALFKGLTTLDNIMAGRALKMNVGFFWQCLRYGPALREEIEHRRKVEEIIDFLEIEHIRKVPVGKLPYGLKKRVELGRALAQEPELLLLDEPMAGMNLEEKEDMSRFILDVREQFGTTIALIEHDMGVVMDISDRVVVLDYGRKIADGTPEEVQKNQDVIDAYLGVQH; encoded by the coding sequence ATGATGGCCTTCGTGGATTCCGCCCGCTCCTCCGGACCGAAGCCGATCGCGGCCGGCGAGGTGCTCCTCGCCGTGGAGGAGATCAGCCTCGCCTTCGGCGGCGTGAAGGCGCTGACCAACATCTCGTTCGACATCCGCAAGGGCGAGGTCCGGGCCATCATCGGCCCGAACGGTGCCGGCAAGACGTCGATGCTGAACGTGATCAACGGCTTCTACCACCCGCAGAAGGGCCGGATCACCTACCGGGGCGAGCTCCGCCGCCGGCAGCGGCCCGACACGGCGGCCGCGCAAGGGATCAGCCGCACGTTCCAGAACGTCGCCCTGTTCAAGGGCCTGACCACGCTCGACAACATCATGGCGGGCCGGGCGCTGAAGATGAACGTCGGGTTCTTCTGGCAGTGCCTACGCTACGGGCCGGCGCTCCGGGAGGAGATCGAGCACCGGCGGAAGGTGGAGGAGATCATCGACTTCCTGGAGATCGAGCACATCCGCAAGGTGCCGGTCGGCAAGCTCCCGTACGGCCTGAAGAAGCGGGTCGAACTGGGGCGCGCTCTCGCCCAGGAGCCCGAACTTCTTCTCCTCGACGAGCCCATGGCGGGCATGAACCTCGAGGAGAAGGAGGACATGAGCCGCTTCATCCTCGATGTCCGCGAGCAGTTCGGCACCACCATCGCGCTCATCGAGCACGACATGGGGGTGGTGATGGACATCTCCGACCGGGTGGTGGTGCTCGACTACGGCCGCAAGATCGCGGACGGGACCCCCGAAGAGGTCCAGAAGAACCAGGACGTCATCGACGCCTATCTGGGCGTGCAGCACTGA
- a CDS encoding branched-chain amino acid ABC transporter permease translates to MDVLAMILVEPFARMAANPAFFVQVIWEGFVSGVLYALIALGFVLIFKASGVFNFAQGIMVVFAALTLVGLHEAGVPAWVAVALAVGVMYLLAVGIERVVLRPLVNQPDIILLMATIGLTRVLVGFGELLFGGEPKIMIANELGIPSGVWRIPLFDRVVIIKLIDLTAAIVAIAMVAGLGFFFSKTRIGRALRAVADDHQAALSVGISLEQIWVIVWFAAGIVALVTGIMWGARSDVSFALEIIALKALPVLILGGFTSIPGAIVGGLIIGIGEKVGEIYWGRLIGGGIESWLAYMIALVFLLFRPQGLFGEKIIERV, encoded by the coding sequence ATGGACGTACTGGCGATGATCCTGGTCGAGCCCTTCGCCCGCATGGCGGCGAACCCGGCCTTCTTCGTGCAGGTGATCTGGGAAGGCTTCGTGTCAGGCGTGCTCTACGCCCTGATCGCGCTTGGCTTCGTGCTCATCTTCAAGGCGTCGGGCGTCTTCAACTTCGCGCAGGGCATCATGGTGGTGTTCGCGGCGCTGACGCTCGTCGGGCTGCACGAGGCCGGGGTGCCGGCCTGGGTGGCGGTCGCGCTGGCGGTCGGCGTCATGTACCTGCTGGCGGTCGGCATCGAGCGGGTGGTGCTGCGGCCGCTGGTCAACCAGCCCGACATCATCCTGCTGATGGCGACCATCGGGCTGACGCGGGTGCTGGTCGGCTTCGGCGAACTCCTCTTCGGCGGCGAGCCGAAGATCATGATCGCGAACGAGCTCGGGATACCGTCGGGCGTGTGGCGCATCCCGTTGTTCGACCGGGTGGTCATCATCAAGCTCATCGACCTGACCGCCGCCATCGTGGCCATCGCCATGGTGGCCGGGCTTGGGTTCTTCTTCTCCAAGACCAGGATCGGCCGGGCGCTCCGGGCGGTGGCCGACGACCACCAGGCGGCGCTGTCGGTCGGCATCTCGCTGGAGCAGATCTGGGTCATCGTCTGGTTCGCGGCCGGCATCGTGGCGCTGGTGACCGGCATCATGTGGGGCGCCCGCTCGGACGTCTCCTTCGCGCTCGAGATCATCGCCCTGAAGGCGCTCCCGGTGCTCATCCTCGGCGGCTTCACGTCGATCCCCGGCGCGATCGTCGGCGGGCTGATCATCGGCATCGGCGAGAAGGTCGGGGAGATCTACTGGGGCCGCCTGATCGGCGGCGGCATCGAGAGCTGGCTCGCCTACATGATCGCCCTCGTGTTCCTGCTGTTCCGGCCGCAGGGCCTGTTCGGCGAGAAGATCATCGAACGGGTCTGA
- a CDS encoding branched-chain amino acid ABC transporter permease — translation MLYREAGQFKTTYAEDMAVFPIRQDRIGIAVILLVAYVGVPLFASSFALTSVLIPMLVLTLAAIGLNILTGYAGLISLGTGAFMGVGAYACFKLTTAFPEVNVLVWILASGFFAAAVGVVFGLPSLRIKGLYLAVATLAAQFFLQWCFVRIGWLTNYSSSGSIEAARRELFGIQITGPGASDVARYLCVLTLLVFLTWIASNIVHGRIGRKWMMVRDMDIAAELMGVRLLPTKLLAFAVSSYFCGVAGAMLLFFHYGSMESIAFNIDLSFQILFMIIIGGLGSLIGSYFGAAFIAALPIVIKFAPQLVGLELHSAHVDQATVMIVGALIIFFLIVEPHGLARLWQIGKQKLRVWPFPY, via the coding sequence ATGCTCTACCGTGAAGCCGGGCAGTTCAAGACCACCTACGCGGAGGACATGGCGGTCTTCCCGATCCGGCAGGACCGGATCGGCATCGCCGTCATCCTGCTCGTCGCCTATGTGGGCGTGCCGCTCTTCGCCAGTTCCTTCGCGCTGACGTCGGTACTCATTCCGATGCTCGTGCTGACCCTGGCGGCGATCGGGCTCAACATCCTGACCGGCTATGCGGGCCTGATCTCCCTGGGGACCGGCGCCTTCATGGGGGTCGGGGCCTATGCGTGCTTCAAGCTCACGACCGCCTTCCCGGAGGTGAACGTCCTCGTCTGGATCCTCGCCTCCGGCTTCTTCGCGGCCGCCGTCGGGGTGGTGTTCGGGCTGCCCTCCCTGCGCATCAAGGGCCTCTACCTCGCGGTCGCGACGCTGGCGGCGCAGTTCTTCCTGCAGTGGTGCTTCGTGCGCATCGGGTGGCTGACCAACTACTCCTCGTCCGGATCCATCGAGGCGGCGCGGCGCGAACTGTTCGGCATCCAGATCACCGGCCCGGGCGCCTCCGACGTGGCGCGCTATCTGTGCGTCCTGACGCTGCTCGTCTTTCTCACCTGGATCGCCTCCAACATCGTCCACGGCCGGATCGGGCGGAAGTGGATGATGGTGCGCGACATGGACATCGCGGCCGAGCTGATGGGCGTGCGGCTGCTGCCCACCAAGCTGCTGGCCTTCGCGGTATCGTCCTACTTCTGCGGCGTCGCCGGGGCGATGCTGCTGTTCTTCCACTACGGCTCGATGGAATCGATCGCGTTCAACATCGACCTGTCGTTCCAGATCCTGTTCATGATCATCATCGGCGGACTCGGCAGTCTGATCGGCTCCTATTTCGGCGCCGCCTTCATTGCCGCCCTGCCGATCGTCATCAAGTTCGCCCCGCAGCTGGTGGGGCTCGAACTTCATTCCGCCCACGTCGATCAGGCCACCGTCATGATCGTGGGCGCGCTCATCATCTTCTTCCTGATCGTCGAGCCGCACGGACTCGCCCGGCTCTGGCAGATCGGGAAGCAGAAGCTGCGCGTCTGGCCCTTCCCCTACTGA
- a CDS encoding ABC transporter substrate-binding protein encodes MRFRNLFIGITGLAVAAGSLPAMAQDSMYIPLLTYRTGPFAGSGIPIADGMHDYFKMLNERDGGIGGVKIVTEECETGYTAQKGVECYEATKGKGALVYNPWSTGITLALIPKATNEKIPVLSMAYGLSAAAMGKTFPWVFNPPLTYWDGLSVAVKYAGEKSGGMDKLKGKTIGYIYLDAPYGKEPIPLLDDLAKEFGFKVTKYPVPGDKMQDQSSQWLNVQQDNPDWIIMWGWGAMNPTAVKEAAKVGFPMDKFIGVWWAGSEDDARPAGAGSKGYLTLNFTAVGANYPALQDIVKHVFDKGNSSVKDKSKIGESNYNKGVYNSMLMAEAIRAAQKITGKKVITPQDMRLGLEALDISAARLKEIGLEGFAAPVKVTCDDHSGAHAVYVQQWDGAKWVKASDWISPMKDKVRPLLEKDAADYTGKNAPWPARSEACPKS; translated from the coding sequence ATGCGCTTCAGGAACCTCTTCATCGGGATCACCGGGCTCGCCGTGGCCGCCGGCTCTCTGCCGGCCATGGCACAGGACTCCATGTACATCCCACTCCTCACCTACCGGACGGGCCCCTTCGCGGGTTCGGGCATCCCGATCGCAGACGGCATGCACGACTACTTCAAGATGCTCAACGAGCGCGACGGCGGCATCGGCGGCGTGAAGATCGTGACCGAGGAATGCGAGACCGGCTACACGGCCCAGAAGGGCGTCGAGTGCTACGAGGCCACCAAGGGCAAGGGCGCGCTCGTCTATAATCCCTGGTCGACCGGCATCACGCTCGCCCTGATCCCCAAGGCCACCAACGAGAAGATTCCGGTTCTCTCGATGGCCTACGGCCTTTCGGCCGCCGCCATGGGCAAGACCTTCCCGTGGGTTTTCAACCCGCCGCTCACCTACTGGGACGGCCTCTCGGTCGCCGTCAAGTATGCCGGCGAGAAGTCCGGCGGCATGGACAAGCTGAAGGGCAAGACCATCGGCTACATCTATCTCGACGCCCCTTACGGCAAGGAGCCAATTCCTCTACTCGACGACCTCGCCAAGGAGTTCGGCTTCAAGGTCACCAAGTATCCGGTCCCGGGCGACAAGATGCAGGACCAGTCCTCGCAGTGGCTGAACGTCCAGCAGGATAATCCGGACTGGATCATCATGTGGGGTTGGGGCGCCATGAACCCGACCGCCGTCAAGGAGGCCGCGAAGGTGGGCTTCCCGATGGACAAGTTCATCGGCGTCTGGTGGGCCGGTTCGGAGGACGACGCGCGTCCGGCGGGGGCGGGCAGCAAGGGCTACCTGACCCTCAACTTCACCGCCGTGGGCGCCAACTATCCGGCCCTCCAGGACATCGTGAAGCACGTCTTCGATAAGGGCAATTCGAGCGTCAAGGACAAGTCCAAGATCGGCGAGTCCAACTACAACAAGGGCGTCTACAACTCGATGCTGATGGCCGAGGCGATCCGCGCCGCTCAGAAGATCACGGGCAAGAAGGTGATCACCCCGCAGGACATGCGGCTCGGTCTCGAAGCCCTGGACATCTCGGCCGCGCGCCTCAAGGAGATCGGCCTCGAGGGCTTCGCGGCCCCGGTCAAGGTGACCTGCGACGACCATTCGGGTGCCCATGCGGTCTACGTCCAGCAGTGGGACGGGGCCAAGTGGGTCAAGGCCTCGGACTGGATCTCGCCGATGAAGGACAAGGTCCGTCCGCTCCTGGAGAAGGACGCCGCCGACTACACCGGCAAGAACGCGCCCTGGCCGGCCCGCAGCGAGGCCTGCCCCAAGTCGTGA